One window of Pithys albifrons albifrons isolate INPA30051 chromosome 18, PitAlb_v1, whole genome shotgun sequence genomic DNA carries:
- the CHMP4B gene encoding charged multivesicular body protein 4b: MSGLLGKLFGTGAGGKGGGKGPSPQEAIQRLRDTEEMLSKKQEFLEKKIEQELAAARKHGTKNKRAALQALKRKKRYEKQLAQIDGTLSTIEFQREALENANTNTEVLKNMGFAAKAMKAAHDNMDIDKVDELMQDIAEQQELADEISTAISKPVGFGEEFDEDELMAELEELEQEELDKNLLEISGPETVPLPNVPSISIPSKPAKKKEEEEDDDMKELEAWAGTM; encoded by the exons ATGTCGGGGCTCCTGGGGAAGCTGTTCGGGACGGGCGCCGGCGGGAAGGGCGGCGGGAAAGGCCCTTCCCCGCAGGAGGCGATCCAGCGGCTCCGGGACACGGAGGAGATGCTGAGCAAGAAACAGGAGTTCCTGGAGAAGAAGATCGAGCAGGAGCTGGCGGCCGCCCGCAAGCACGGCACCAAGAACAAGCGCG CTGCCCTGCAGGCCCTGAAGCGCAAGAAGAGGTACGAGAAGCAGCTGGCACAGATCGACGGCACGTTGTCAACAATTGAGTTTCAGAGGGAAGCCCTGGAGAATGCCAACACCAACACTGAAGTGCTTAAGAACATGGGCTTTGCTGCTAAAGCTATGAAAGCTGCTCATGACAACAT GGATATTGATAAAGTAGATGAATTAATGCAGGACATTGCAgaacagcaggagctggcagaTGAGATCTCAACAGCCATCTCAAAGCCAGTAGGATTTGGGGAGGAATTTGATGAG GATGAACTCATGGCAGAGCTAGAGGAACTAGAACAAGAAGAACTAGACAAAAACTTGCTGGAAATCAGTGGTCCCGAGACAGTACCACTACCAAATGTGCCCTCAATATCAATACCCTCCAAGCCAG